The genomic window GTGGTGAGCATGAAGTTCGAGACCGATCACGTCGATCCCGACATGGTGAAACTGCAGCTCGAACAGGCTGTGAGCGCGTAGAGCGAGTTGCGTTCAGCAGGACGCGGCAGCCCAGTGCTCTCGCCCCGCGATTCGTGGAAGCGTCCCTGGCGGACCGTAAGCAGGCGCAAGCGTGGCGGGCGGGGGCGAAACGCGTGCTTATGCCTTCAGCAGCCGTCGGGACAGCAGGATCAGAAATACGAGCGTGAAGGGGATGACGGTTAGGTTCTTGAGCAACAGCTGCATGGGAAGGCTGGAGGCTACGGCGCCAATGAGGAGATTGGCGGCTAGAGCGCCGAAAACGTAGACTGCGGCGTCGGCCAGGTAGTTGCGGACTTCGGAGGAGAGGCGCTCGGCGGCTCGCGAAAAGGCCGCGTTGCTTTCCTGGCGTGGCGTTTGCAGCAGTCGGCGAGCTGTCCGATAGCCGGCGAGCAGCGCCCCGTTTCCGAGAATCACGCAGACCAAGGCCAAACGTCCGACCAGCACCAGGATGTCCAGCGTCCAGGAAAAGGCCGCGGGCCGGCTGGCGAACTGATCCATTTGGTAGTAGCGCAAGCCTGCCGGGATGCTCGCGGCGAGCAGTAGCGGCACGATGTGGCGACCGAAAAAGGCGCAGGCGGCGAGGGCGGTTTTTGGCTTCATGGGCAGGCGCAGTTTTCCTTGCTCGCAAATGGGTTGCAATGATCGAATGGGCGTCGTTTCTTGTTTTTGTAGTCCGATAGCGACTACGCTCGCCACCCTCCTACTGCCCCTTGTTATGTTTCGCTCCCGCGCTCTTGCTCGTCTGGCGCTCGCATGCCAATTTCTGCTTTTGGCGGCGCCTTGCTTTTCTCAGATCCAGATCAAGCCCGTGCCGGGGGGCGTTTGCTCTCTGGACTCGCAAGACGCGTCGCGGCGACGCGTGACCCTTTACGACAGTCGGGATGGCTCGCCGAAGGGCTGGAGCCACATCGCTGAGCATCCCGATCGCTTTCCGCTGGTTAAACTGCCTGCCAGGCGCTACGCGGTGGACGAATCGGCCCTCGTTTCAGCGGATGACTGCCCGCAACGTCAGGTGTTTCGCACGGTGTTGGTCCGCAAGCTCAGCGACTGGGACCAGCAGCATGCGAACGGTATCGAGCCGCTGTTTTACCGGCGACCGATTCGAGTCGGGGACCTGGAGTCGGTGAGCATCGTGGTGAGGTTTCACCGCGAGGGTTCGAGCATCCCGTCCGAGCGAACCCTGCGGGATCACTATGGCGACTTTCTTAGCGAGCGGCAGATCGAGGGGCTGGATCGCGGTCTCGCTTGCCTGGGGCTTTCGTTCCTAGGGGCTGGCTACAACGACCAGAGCGAGGAGTCTCTCAACGCCGTGGCGCTGGTGGCGTTCGATCCCGATACGGACTTTGACAAGTGGCTGCGTGTGACGGTGCCGGTTTCCGCGTTCGTGTTCGGTTTCGAGAAGAACTACGCGTTTCGCGAGGTTGATCGAGCTAGCGTGCTGGAGCGTGAGCTGATCGGGTTTCGCATCAATCCCGAGTCGACCGGCGGAATCGTGGCTCGTAATTATCTCGTCGATACGTGGGATGGATCGCTGCCGGAATTGTACAAGGAGCTGTCCCTATCGCTCGCCTCGATCGAGGCGCGACTTTTCGAGTGAGCGGCGCGATCGCTGGGGCCGCACTCGTCCCTTGACCATCATCGCGTTACAAGCTTGTAACGTTGCTATGATTTCGTGGTTCCAGCGCCTGCTCGGCAAGAGGGAAGCCGACACGGCGGTGATCGGTCGCCGCGGCGAGCGCGAAGCCGAAAAGCTGCTCAAGAAGAAAGGGTATCTGGTTCTGGCCCGAAATTGGCGCAGCGGGCGCGACGAAATCGACTTGATTTGCCTCGATGGCAAGGCGGTGGTCTTCGTGGAGGTGCGGACGCGCACCAAGGGAGCCCTGGTCAGCGGCTACGACTCCATCAACCAGCGCAAGCGCGAAGCGTTGCGCCGGGTTTGCCGCAACTATTTCTCCCAGATGAAACCCAAGCCCATCACCCTGCGCTTCGACGTGGTGGAGCTGGAGCACGAGGAGGGCGCCATCATCGCGAGCCGGCACTTCGAAAATGTGCCTCTGTTTTCCAAGTCGGCCTACCGGTCGAACTGAGGGCTCCTAGGACCGGTAGTACGCGTAAACGGCAGGTTCTTTCACTCGAGAAGCGAATAAGTCTGCCTTCTTGCAGGGCGCCTTATTCGTCCTTTAGAGAAAGGGAATTGAAACGACCTCGCTGTGAGCGTGAAAAATATTCATAGTTGCGGGGTGAAACTCAAATTTCCCTTGATACAATCTTTACATGGTCTCATCGGGCGCCAAAGTCTCGAAGTCCTAATCCACGGCTCGTATACACATCATGTCAAAAGAATCACGACATCCGTTTCTCCAAGGCCTGAGCAAGCATCGCGGCGTGCAGCCGACGATCATCACCATCTTCGGGGCCTCGGGCGACCTCTGCGCTCGCAAGCTGGTGCCAGCTATCTACAACCTGGCCGTCGACAACTTGCTGCCGGCGGATTTCTACCTGATCGGCTACGGCCGCAAGCCCATTCCGGATGAGGAGTTTCGCGAGGTGGCCTCCGATGCGATTTCCAAGTTTTCCCGTCGCTCGCTGAACAAGGAGATTTGGGAGCGCATCGAGAAAAACACCTTCTATTGCTCCGGCGGCTACGACGAAGCGGAAGCCTTCCAGAAGCTGAGCGACAAGATCGCATCCATCGAGAAGGATGCGGGACGCGAGATGCAGAGCGTGTGCTATATCTCCACGCCGCCGTCGGTCTTCGAGCCGATCATCAAGAATCTCGGCGAAGCGGGACTCGCGACCAAGTACCAGAGCAGCGACAAGCATACCAAGGTGGTCATCGAAAAGCCCTTCGGAAAGGACCTCGAATCGGCTCGAAACTTGAACCGCGTGATCCAAGGCGTCTTTCAGGAGCGACAGGTGTATCGAATCGACCACTACCTGGGCAAGGAAACGGTTCAGGACCTCTTGGTGCAGCGCTTCGCCAACTCCATTTTCGAGCCCTTGTGGAATCGCAACTACGTGGACAACGTGCAGATCACGGTGGGCGAATCGCTCGGCGTAGGTACGCGTGGCGGCTACTACGAGCAGAGTGGGGCTACCCGCGACATGATCCAAAACCACACCATGCAGCTGCTGGCTCTCACCGCCATGGAGGCGCCCGCTTCGCTCGATGCCGAATCCATTCGCGATGAAAAAGTTAAACTGCTCAAGGCCATCAAGCCATTGAGACTTGGATACAGCGATAGCGACGTGGTGCGGGCTCAGTATGGCGAGGGTCTTATCGCCGGCGAAAAGGTGCCGGGCTATCGCCAGGAGGAAGGCGTTTCTCCAAAGTCGGAGACCGAGACCTACGCGGCCCTTCGTCTAACCATCAACAACTGGCGTTGGCAGGGAGTGCCGTTCTATCTGCGCTCCGGCAAACGCATGGCCCGTCGCGTCACCGAAATCGCAATACAGTTCAAGCGCCCGCCATCTTCGCTGTTCAGCGAGAACGAGATGTTCAATCTCGCCAACAACGCATTGGTTTTCCAAATCCAGCCTGACGAAGGATCGACTATTTTGCTGAACGGCAAGATCCCTGGTCTGCAGACCCGTACTCAGCCGGTGAAGATGCACTTCCGCTATTCGACCACCTTCGGTTCGAATACGCCGGAAGCCTACGAGCGCTTGGTGCTCGATGCCATGATCGGCGATGGCACGCTCTTCATTCGCGGCGACGAAACGGAAGCGTCCTGGAATTTGATCACTCCCTTGCACGACTTCTGGAAAAGCGAGGGGCAGCGGGGCATCGAAACCTATGCGGCGGGCTCTTGGGGACCCAACGCCTCGGATCGCATGCTTTGGCAGAACAACCACGAATGGCGTCGTCCTTAATCGGCGGATACGACACGAAAGGACGCAGCAATGCCAGCTACCAGTACAGTTTACGATTCCTTGCCCGGTCTATCAGTGCCCATGGAGGACGCCTTGGGCAAACTCTCCGCCATGTGGGCTCCGGTCGATGAGGATGGCAAGAAGCACGAGAGCGAGTATCGCGCCTCGCGTATGAACTTGATCGTGCACATCGGGTTCGAGGCTTCCACCGACGAAGCCAAGGAATTGTTTCAGACGGTGATCAGTTTTTCGCACCGTTTCCCATGTCGCCTCATCTTCCTTTGTCCGCAGCCGGACTCGTGGGAGAGCGAGGCCCGCATGAGCTGCAAGATCTTCTCGGAATGCGTGATCGGTAGCGGATCGGGTGGAATGAACTGCTGCGAAGCGTTGATTCTTGGATACACGCTCAACGATCGCCGCTTTCTCGAGAACCAGGTGTCCATCTTCATCGAGACGGATCTGCCGACCTTCTATTGGCCCACGCGCTTCGGTTCCGCTCAGCTGCTCTCCGACTACCAGTTCTTCTTCAAGCAAGCGAACCGCATCGTTTTCGATTCCGCTCGGGAGACCTTTCTGATCGATCAGGTCGACGTGCCAAAGCCGGAGAAGATTCACGATCTCGCCTTCGCTCGCTTGCTAGCGGTGCGGCAGAGTATCGGCCAGTTTCTCAGCGCCTTTCCGGTGGAGACCATCATCGACGGATTGAAGGAGGTAACGTTGAGCTCCGGACCCGATTTCAAGTGCGAAGGCCGAGCTTTGATGAGCTGGGTAGCGTCCGCGTTGAAGGCTTGCTACGAGTCGCCGGAGGCGGCTGGCAAAGCCTTGCGCTTCGAGCAGCAGGAAGCGCAAGGCGAAAACGCCATGCCCCGCATGAGCTTCATTTACGAAAACGATCACTACTTCACTTTTGACCTAGACCTCGAAAAGGGCGAGTCTCACGTGCAAGCGGATCTGGGAGGTGGGAAGCAGGAGCTCACTACGGGCGCTCGACTGCTCGATGCCGAAACCGCTTTGGCTGAAGCCCTGTTTCACGGATGACAGGTAGGTGCCTGAGATCAAAGGATACGTAAGAACAATATGAATACTTATCAGACGGAATACGGAACCGTGAAGGTCGGGCCGAAGGATGAGCTCTTTCAGGAAGCGCTCGCCCTGGCGTGCGAGCATTTCGAGTCGCTCGAGAAGGAGTACGTCTCCTGGGCCCTCACTGGTGGATCGACCCCCAAGGATTTCTACAAGTGGGTGGTGGAAAACGAATGCTTGCCAGTCGAAACACTCGACCGCGTGCTATGGACGACCAGCGACGAGCGCACCGTTCCGCTGGAAAGCGAAGAAAACAACTTCGGCAATGCGGATCGCTTGATGCTGCGACCGCTGGAAACCATCGAAGATAGCAAGTTCCCTTGGCCGACCGAACTCGAACCGCACGCCGCTGCGGAAGCGTATTCGAAAAAGTGGGACAAGGCCATGGGGAAAGACGCGACCTATGACGTTTGTTTCGTGGGAATGGGCGATGACTGTCACACGCTTTCGCTATTTCCAGGCAGCCCTCTCATCAGCAATCCGGTCGTAGCTAATTTCGCCGCAGTGGAAGTTCCCGGCAAAGGCTGGCGCTTGACGTTGACACCCTACGGACTCGCGAAGTGTGGCACGGTGGTCCTGATGACGCTCGGCGCCGGCAAGGCCGATGCCCTGAAGGCGGTCTTGCAAGGCGACTACGACCCGGTCAACAAGCCTTCGCAAAGCCTGAAGGCGGTAGCGGACCGCGCGTACTGGCTGGTCGACGAAGCGGCCGCGGCGAAGCTGGACCTGTAGGGGGTGTTTTAGCCCA from Pelagicoccus sp. SDUM812003 includes these protein-coding regions:
- a CDS encoding YraN family protein; this encodes MISWFQRLLGKREADTAVIGRRGEREAEKLLKKKGYLVLARNWRSGRDEIDLICLDGKAVVFVEVRTRTKGALVSGYDSINQRKREALRRVCRNYFSQMKPKPITLRFDVVELEHEEGAIIASRHFENVPLFSKSAYRSN
- the zwf gene encoding glucose-6-phosphate dehydrogenase, translated to MSKESRHPFLQGLSKHRGVQPTIITIFGASGDLCARKLVPAIYNLAVDNLLPADFYLIGYGRKPIPDEEFREVASDAISKFSRRSLNKEIWERIEKNTFYCSGGYDEAEAFQKLSDKIASIEKDAGREMQSVCYISTPPSVFEPIIKNLGEAGLATKYQSSDKHTKVVIEKPFGKDLESARNLNRVIQGVFQERQVYRIDHYLGKETVQDLLVQRFANSIFEPLWNRNYVDNVQITVGESLGVGTRGGYYEQSGATRDMIQNHTMQLLALTAMEAPASLDAESIRDEKVKLLKAIKPLRLGYSDSDVVRAQYGEGLIAGEKVPGYRQEEGVSPKSETETYAALRLTINNWRWQGVPFYLRSGKRMARRVTEIAIQFKRPPSSLFSENEMFNLANNALVFQIQPDEGSTILLNGKIPGLQTRTQPVKMHFRYSTTFGSNTPEAYERLVLDAMIGDGTLFIRGDETEASWNLITPLHDFWKSEGQRGIETYAAGSWGPNASDRMLWQNNHEWRRP
- a CDS encoding 6-phosphogluconolactonase, producing MNTYQTEYGTVKVGPKDELFQEALALACEHFESLEKEYVSWALTGGSTPKDFYKWVVENECLPVETLDRVLWTTSDERTVPLESEENNFGNADRLMLRPLETIEDSKFPWPTELEPHAAAEAYSKKWDKAMGKDATYDVCFVGMGDDCHTLSLFPGSPLISNPVVANFAAVEVPGKGWRLTLTPYGLAKCGTVVLMTLGAGKADALKAVLQGDYDPVNKPSQSLKAVADRAYWLVDEAAAAKLDL